Genomic DNA from Shewanella woodyi ATCC 51908:
AGAACTTGTTCATCACAAACAACATCGTCCCAGACCTTAGCCAGTAAGCTCTCTTTATTCACGACATTGTCTTGCTGCTTAATAAGCTCAATGATTAATGCCAAGGTTTTTGGGCGTACAGTAACTTGTCGATCATTAAATTGGATCTGATGTGTACTACAACATATAGAGAATCCATCTCCATAGTAGACCTTTGCCACTTAACAACCTCAAAAGTGATGAATGCTTAGGCAAGACAATAAAACAATACGGTAACAATTTGAAGTTAAAGAACTAAAAAGGCACTTAATACCGAGCAATATACAGTGCCTTTCCATATGACAATCATTTAAAAGCGATAACTCATGCCGAAATTGAAGCTGTGTACTTGTAACTCCTGCACTGGGACATATTGATACTCCAGATTTAAACCAAGACCCGATTGAAAACGAACCTCCCAGCCGACAGCACCATAAAAATCGTTGCCACTACTTTCAATACTCTTAACCTCATCACTACTGAAAACGCCTCTAAAGTCATAATCTAGCTGATTGGCACTCATGCCAGCTTTAGCATAGAGATGGTTACTCTCAGAGAGTGGAACTTGCCCATAAACGGCGCCTCTAAAACCTTTATAGCTAATATTATCAACACTAGTAAATACACCAGAAATTGCACTGACTATGCCACCAGTACCAGACATGACACCAGCTTCAAGACCAAAGTGCTCATTAAGCATGTATCGATAATAGATATCAGAACTAAAACTGTCCCCAGCGCTAAATTCCTTGCCATCATTGGACTCAAAATCTTGAGATCCATAGCCGACGCTCCCGCCAATAATATGATCTGATTCACCAGCATAGGCCACAGAACTCATTAGGCAGAAGGCCACCAACAGTACGTTTCTCATATTCATTCCCTTATTGTGAGGTTTAGTCACTCTATTTATGCACTACAACTCAAGTTACATCTGTTAGTAATATTGAGCATAAGTAGCTTACAACTCAAAACAGCAACATTATCAGCAATGCTGCCAAGAAAGCTGTACTGAAACTGAACACATCAAAAAATATCAGGTCACGGGACTATTTTTATTCTTGAGTCTCTGGTGGAGAGAAGAGTTTCCCCCACCTCTGCTTTAGCGTCAGCCCAGATGCAAACGCGTCACTGAACATATCTCGCCATTCGCTAAAAGTCACAACAAGGGGGTTATGGCTATTAATAGGTTTAGTGATCCCATACTCAACGCTCTCCTCCTCTTTAACATAAGTGCCAAATATCTTGTCCCAAACAATCAAGACTCCAGCATAATTTTTATCGATATATTGAGGGTTACGGCCGTGATGCACTCTGTGATGAGATGGCGTATTAATCCTTAGCCAGTAAGCTCTCTTTACTCACCACATTATCTTGCTGCTCAATGATCAATGATCAATTCCAAGATTTTGGGCGCACAATAACTTGGCGTTCATTAAATTGGATCTGATGTGTACTACAACATATAAAGAATCCATCTCAATAGTAAACCTTTGCCACTTAGCAACCTCAAGCTCAAAAGTGATAAAAACTGTAAAGCATTACCTCAAAACTAAAGTTATACGACTAAAAATAAAAGAGTTTATTTAATTAATAACTTTCCTCCTCCAATGTTTTATCTTCAGTTATTCCTCTCAACTGACAACATATCCAGTATCTCTTTGCTTTAGATTCAATATGAATAAAAGAGTTGAATCAGTTATTAAGATCTTTTTATAAGTAATAAATTCAAAGTAAAGCATCTATTTACAATTATATTTCCCCTACCTGTTACATCGTACAGTTTAACGCCCCCCCCCACCTTGTTACTGTTTAGAAAAAGGAGTTTGAATAGAAATAAGCTGAGTAAATATAAGGATATAGAGAAGGTCCAATAAGTCTTATCAATGTTCATACAACAGCACGTCAACTCTATTTTTAAAGCTAGATAATGACAACTTAGTATTAATTAAAGGCAAATTGGAAATGAAGAAATATATTCCTATGATAATTGGCGGTGTGATCCAAGAAGAGAAACTAGAAAATAATAGAGAGCTGACGTTAAGCAGTGACAATAAGGTTTCGCTGCCTATTCTTGACAAGGTTCTTGCCGAAAAAGTCGTTGCACACACTATAGATAATAAATTAACCCTGAATAAAATTGTTAACTTCCTATATACCGTTGGGCAGCGCTGGAAAAGTGAGGAGTACGCACGACGTCGCACTTATATCCGAGACTTACAAAACTTTCTTGGATACTCGAGTGAGATGGCTAAATTAGAAGCCAATTGGATTGCGATGTTGTTATGTTCCAAAAGTGCTCTATATGACATTGTAAGCAATGATTTAAGCTCACAACATATTATTGACGAGTGGCTTCCACAAGGAGACTGCTATGTAAAAGCACTCCCCAAAGGGAGAAGCGTTCACTTACTTGCTGGTAATGTTCCTTTATCGGGTATCACCTCAATTCTTAGGGCGATTCTAACTAAGAATGAATGCGTGATTAAAACCTCTTCAACCGACCCCTTTACAGCAACAGCCTTAGTTTCAAGTTTTATTGATGTAGATTCAGAGCACACTATCACTCGATCAATGTCAGTGATGTATTGGTCTCACAATGAAGAGATCTCATTGCCATTGAAAATTATGAACAGTGCCGATGTTGTTATCGCTTGGGGAGGAGATGATGCCATTAAGTGGGCGATAAAACACACTCCGCCCCATGCAAATATCTTAAAGTTCGGCCCTAAAAAAAGCCTTACTGTTATCGATAACCCTAAAGATTTGACTGCAGCTGCTATAGGGGTCGCTCATGATATCTGTTTTTATGATCAACAAGCCTGCTTCTCCACACAAAGCGTTTATTACATAGGTGAACAGCTAGCTTCATTTATTCATGAACTCGAAAAACAGTTAACTATCTATTCAAAAATATTGCCCAAGGGAACTCAGACTTTTGATGAAAAAGCAGCATTCAGTCTAACTGACAAGGAGTGCTTATTTTCTGGATTCCAAGTTAATAAAGGAGAAAACCAAAGCTGGTTGATCATAAATTCTTCTCTAAATAACGTTGGCAATCAACCTCTCTCTCGCTCTGTATATATCCATCAAGCCAGTGATATCAAAGAGGTACTTCCTTTTGTCAATAAAGGAGCAACACAGACAGTTTCAATATTCCCTTGGAAATCTTCATTTAAATACAGAGACCAACTCGCTGAGCATGGTGCTGAACGTATTGTTGAATCAGGCATGAACAACATTTTTCGTGTTGGAGGTTCACATGACGGTATGCGACCTCTTCAGCATTTAGTGAACTACATATCCCAAGAGAGGCCCTCAAGTTATACAACCAAAGATGTCGCTGTCGAAATAGAACAAACCCGCTATTTAGAAGAAGACAAGTTTCTCGTCTTCGTCCCTTAACTAAGAAAGGAAATGATATGACTAATGAAGATACTTTCTCAACGATTGATCATGCTATCAATCTAGAGACAGGTAAAACGATTCGAGTTTGGGAAACTTTCCCAAAAGATAACTCCTTAGTGAAAAATAACACCATTCTGATTGCTTCAGGCTTTGCTAGAAGAATGGATCACTTTGCAGGGTTAGCAGAGTATCTATCATCGAATGGATTCCACGTTATTCGTTATGACTCTCTGCACCACGTGGGACTAAGTAGCGGTAATATAAATGAATTTTCAATGACAATAGGAAAAAAAAGCCTACTCACAGTCATCGAGTGGCTCAAGAGGCGTAATATTAATAAATTTGGCCTTATCGCCGCAAGTTTATCGGCCAGAATAGCCTATGATGTCGCCAACGAAATTGACCTCTCCTTCTTAGTTACTGCCGTTGGTGTCGTGAACCTACGTGACACCTTAGAGAGAGCCCTTAAATATGATTACCTACAACTCCCAATTGAAGAACTCCCCGAAGATCTTGACTTCGAAGGGCATAATTTAGGCTCAGAGATATTTGTGACTGACTGCTTTAAACATCAGTGGGACACCTTCAACTCAACCAAGAATAAAATGAAAGACTTAAACATTCCCTTCATTGCCTTCACTGCCAATGATGATTCCTGGGTTAAACAAAATGAAGTATTAGAGTTAATAGAAAGTTTGAACCCTGAGAAATGCCAACTGTATTCATTAATTGGAAGTTCACATGACTTAGGTGAAAACCTGGTTGTTTTAAGAAACTTTTATCAGTCAGTAACAAAGGCCGCAATCGCTTTAGACAAAGGCAGCCTAAATCTTGACATTAATATTATCGAACCAAAATTTGAAGATATAACCAGCGTTACGGTTAAAGAACGAAGGTTAAAACATAATATTGAATCTCTTGAGTTGGCTTAAATGATTAAACATACCGTTATTTACAATTAAGGAAAATATTATGAAGTTCGGAAATATTTGTTTTTCATATCAACCCCCTGGGGAAACTCATAAACAGGTCATGGATCGTTTTGTAAGATTAGGTGTTGCATCTGAAGAGCTTGGTTTTGATACCTACTGGACTCTTGAGCACCACTTTACTGAGTTTGGTCTAACAGGAAACCTTTTTGTCGCTGCAGCAAACTTACTAGGTAGGACAAAAACCTTAAATATTGGAACCATGGGAGTTGTGCTCCCAACGGCCCACCCAACACGTCAACTAGAAGATCTCTTATTACTGGATCAGCTTTCTAAAGGTCGTTTTAACTTTGGGGTTGTTCGTGGCTTGTACCATAAAGACTTTAGAGTGTTTGGTGTCAATATGGAGGAATCAAGGAGCATCACACAAAATTTCCATGAGATGATTATGGAAGGAACACAAACAGGGAGAATCGGCTCGGATAGTGAACACATTGAGTTTCCAGAGGTCGAGGTTTATCCCACTGCTTATTCTAGTGAAATTGCAACCTGCATGACCGCTGAATCAGCAAGCACAACCGAATGGTTAGCCAAAAAGGGTCTGCCAATGGTACTCAGTTGGATCATTCCAACCAATGAGAAAAAAGCCCAGATGGAGCTCTACAATGAGATAGCACTCGAACATGGTCATGATATAAGCAAAATTGATCACTGCATGACCTTTATATGCTCAGTCGATCACGATAAACAAAAAGCACGGGAGGTATGTCGTGCCTTCCTAACTAATTGGTATGACTCATATGTTAATGCCACCAATATATTTAATGACAGTAATCAAACTCGTGGCTACGACTACCACAAAGGCCAATGGCGAGACTTTGTTTTAAAAGGTCATACAAACACAAACAGACGTGTTGATTATAGCCATGAAATTAACCCTGTAGGCACACCTGAGGAGTGCATCGAAATTATTCAACGCGATATCGATGCCACAGGTATTACCAATATAACGTGTGGCTTTGAGGCAAATGGCAGTGAGGATGAAATTGTCGCCTCTATGGAACGTTTTATGACACTCGTCGCTCCTTTTTTAAAAGAGCCTAATAACGGTTAATTCGTAGATTTTATTTAGTAAGGAATACACTATGAAATTTGGATTGTTTTTTCTCAATATTCAAGTTGATGAGTCTAGCGCAGAAGAAACCTTAGATAATATGGTAAAAACTGTAACACTTATTGATTCTGATGAATATTATTTTGATAAAGTCCTCATTAATGAACATCACTTCTCTAAAAACGGCATTATTGGTGCACCAATCACTGCAGCCGGCTTCCTACTAGGATTGACCAATAAATTACATATAGGATCACTAAATCAGATAATTACGACTCATCACCCAGTACGTATAGCAGAGGAAGCTAGCTTACTCGATCAGATGTCTGAAGGGCGCTTCATTCTTGGTTTTAGCGACAGTGAAAACAAGTTTGAGATGGCTTTCTTTAAACGCCAACTCTCCTCTCAACAGCAGCAATTTGAAGCCTGCTACGACATTATCAATGATGCGCTAACAACAGGCTTTTGCCATCCACAAAATGACTTTTACGACTTTCCTAAAGTTTCAATCAACCCACACTGCGTTAGTGAGAATGGGCCTGAACAATATGTGCTAGCAAGCAGTAAAGAGGTTGTAACATGGGCAGCAAAAAGAGCGTTACCTTTAACCTTTAAATGGGAGGACTCTCTTACAGACAAAGAGCGCTACGCCAACCTATATAATGAAACAGCCAAGCTTTTCAATGTTGATGTATCAAACGTTAACCACCAGCTCACACTTATCGCTAACTTAAACGACGATGGAGATATCGCTCGTCAAGAGGTGAAACAGTATCTAAAAAGTTATATTACGGAAAGATACCCTGATATTGATCATGCTGAAAAAATTAATACGATCATAGAGGAAAATGCCATCGGCACTAATGATGATTACTATGAGTCGAGTTTATTAGCTATTGACAAGACAGGTGCAAAAACCATTTTGCTCTCATTTGAATCAATGAGAGACCAAAATAAGGTTAAAAATATCATTGATATGGTTAACCAGAAAATCTTCAAGAACCTTAATTAACCCAACAAAAATGAAATGGCAGATAAATACTGCCATTTCACCTTAACTCGACTTTAATCCAATGAGTAGATTTATATGGCTATTCTAAAACCCATTGAAAAATGCGATATCATTGCAAGTTCAGAAATTGACGATCTTATTTTTATGAGTTCCCCACAAGAGTGGACATTTGAAGAACAAAAAGAGATCCAAGATAGGCTTGTTCGAGAATCATTTGATTACCATTACAATAGAAATGAAGATTATAGACAGTACTGTATCACTCAACATATTAACGAAAACATTCTTTCCATTGATGATATCCCAGTATATCCAACATCGGTGTTTAAACACTTAAGACTACACACAGCTAATGAATCCGAAATTGAAAATTGGTACACAAGTAGCGGTACTAGCGGTGTAAAAAGTCATATCGCCCGTGATAGGCTGAGTATCGAAAGGTTACTTGGCTCAGTCAACTTTGGAATGAAGTATGTTGGTGATTGGTTCGATCATCAAATGGAGTTAGTCAATCTTGGACCAGATCGCTTCAACACAAATAATGTTTGGTTTAAATATGTTATGAGTTTGGTTGAGTTGCTTTATCCAACTGAATTTACAGTAGATGACGACCAAATTGACTTTAAAAAAACCGTAGATAGTCTATTTCGCATTCACAGCACAACCAAAGATATTTGCTTAATTGGCCCCCCTTATTTCATCTTTCTTTTATGCCAATATATGAAAGAAAATCGTATTGAGCTAAATGCAGGAACTCGGCTACATATCATCACTGGCGGGGGATGGAAATCCAATCAAAGTGAATCGTTAAACCGTCATGATTTCAATCAAATGCTAATGGGGACTTTTCATCTAGCAAATGAAAATCAAATACGTGACACTTTTAACCAAGTTGAATTAAACACCTGTTTTTTTGAAGATAAATTTCAAAGAAAACATGTTCCCCCTTGGGTTTATGCCCGTGCTCTCGACCCTGTAACATTAAAGCCTGTTCCAGAGGGAGAGCAAGGGTTACTCAGCTATATGGATGCATCCTCTACTGGCTATCCAGCTTTCATTATCACTGACGATATCGGAACTGTTCAACACATAAAGGCACCTGATCCATATCCAGGAACAACAATTGAAATAATACGAAGATTAAGCACTCGAGCACAAAAAGGGTGTGCACTCTCTATGTCCAATTCAATAAAAGGCAAAGCGACATTAAGGATGGATGTATGATCATTGATTGTAAGATATCAAAAATTGAATCGGCCAAAAACAATATATACAAGGTATATATTTCACCTGAACAGAATATTGATTTCAAAGCAGGTCAATACATTTTTATTAAATTAAATGATAAAAAGACACCATTTTCTATTGCAAACTGTCCTACAGAAAACAAAATTATTGAGCTACATATTGGAAGTTCAAATCAAGATAGCTCATCGACATCGATAGAATACTTTGTAGATGCATTAGTTAACAACAGTAAGTTTGAGATCGATGCACCACATGGTGAGGCATGGCTTCGAACTAACAATTATAAACCTATATTATTAATTGCCGGTGGCACTGGTTTATCCTATATCAACAGTATTCTTAAAAACTGCCTTAATCGAGGCTTTATCCAGCCTATCTATCTCTACTGGGGGGTCAAAAATATTGATTTCCTCTATGCTGATGAAGAGCTCACACAGTTATCAAACAAACACTGCAACTTACACTATATACCTGTCATTATCGAAGATGAGCAAGCGGTATGGCTTGGCAAGAAAGGAACCGTGATTGATGCTGTTATGGAGGATTTCACAGATTTAACTCCGTTTGATATTTATGTTTGTGGACCATATCAGATGGCTAAGGCTGCAAAAGAGCGGTTAGTTTCAGAAAAAAAAGCAAACTTTGAGCAGATGTATGCCGATGCCTTTGCTTATATAAAGTAAAAGCTCAAGATATACAGCAGGAAGCTAAGTATTGAGCTAAGAGTGCGAACCAACCACAAGTATCTATATTCTCTTTAAAGTGAACAAACACTATTGGTAACTCCAATAGTGTTTTACCTAGAATTGCACTGACTATGCCGCCAGTATTAGACATGGCCCCAGTTTCAAGACCATATCTTTAAGGCCATAGTTTTAAAGCCATAGTACTCATTAAGCATATATCTATAGTTAATATCAAAACTAAAACTATCACCAACGAGCAAAGTGATCTTCGGTGAGTCCCAACACATTATTTAGAATATGTTTAACGCCTGAGTTATCGATAATATAACCTGAGTAGTACCCGATGTACTGCCTAAAATTACTCTTCAACAGGAGTAAATTGAGCTTCTCTTGCCTGCAATTTAGCGAGCTAAAGGTAAGCTCCACCTGACCATTACCCGAATAAATTCGCCACGACTCACCCTGTGTCCCCCCTTGGGCTTCGCCTCTTAAGCGGCCAAAGTCAAAATGCACAGGACCTAGTAGGTGCCTCTCCCCATTGACCCAAAATACATTTTCATTACAGCCAGTTTCATTGACCCCCGCCGCCAGATTCAAGCCGATAATCCCCTCATCACTATGGGCATTGATACATGCCCAGCGCCAACTGGTTTCTCGGCGCATATAACCAGCGGAGAAGTCATAACTTGCTAACGCTCGGTTCAAAGGTTGGGGCTCGTCATTGACGGTAAGCTGACCCTTGAGTGTTAATCCATTATGTTTCTGGGTGTAGGTCCAACCGCTATATCCGGTTGGATTGCACATGACCATGGGTAAACTCAATACTGGCGGTGACAGAGTTAACTCAGCATGAATGGTGGAAGTATTGATAGATAGAGACCAGATCCCCTCATGCAAGTTAAATACGACTGCGCCCTTACCTCCTGATATTTTGGCCGTTCCCTCCATAGGCGAGGGCGTTAAACTGTAACCTAAGCCCAAAGGTTTTAACCAACTGGTCTCCACCAATCTGTTCTTCTTGATATCAAAGAGGTAACAAAATGCACTGCCCACATAGCGAATATCGGCAATGGCAACGCCAATGATAAAGTGAGGTGTGACTATGCTGACAAATTGGAACTGTTTGTAATGAAAATAACGAGCTAAGTTAGAGGCTTGTCTATCCATCTCATTAAAGTACTTAAATTTATCTAGTGCTAAGGATGATACTGGACCATCAAAATGACCGAAAATGGGTTTACCTCGACTATTAATAATTTCCTCCGGCGCAATTACTGTTTTAATCATTGCTGCCTGAGCCTGAGAAATCCCCATTGAATACTTCCAGTTAGAACTTGAACTTTACTCTAACTTGATTGGCTTTGAGGTTAAAGTCAATAACTCCTATAAGCTTATTGTTCAGTCCAAAAAACGATAATCTAGAACGGATAATTAATCCCGAAGTTATAACTTCTCAACGTCAAGTTACTCATCGGCACATGTTGATACTCAGCATTTAAAGCGAGTCCGTTTCGAAACCTAAACTCCCAACCTATTGCACCATAAAATCCATTATCCGTTTCACTAACACTCACAGTTTCCTTATCTTGACGAACATTATAATCAACCCATTGGTAAGCTGTACCAGCTTTAGCATAAAGGCTATTACTGATACCCAGTGGCAATCTGGCATATGCCGTGGTTCGTAAACCACGATAACTTAGCCCTTTCACGTCATTCCAGATATCCGACAAGATGCTAAAAGCACCACCAGAACCTGACATTCCACCAACTTCAATTCCAAAATTATCATTGACCATATGGCGGTAATACAGATCGAAAGTGACACTGTCACTGAAACTTGCTTGACCATACTTTTCGGTTTCAAACTCATGAAAACCATAGCCTAAAGTTCCGCCAATATAGTGACTAGAGTCCCCTGCATTTGCTGCTTGACTAAAAGTAAGAAATGAAGCTAAAAGTGGCAATGAAATAGAAAGTGATTTAATCATTTATACATTAATGTTGAGAACTGATGTCAATGACATTAACAGAAGCGAACTGTACCCAATCTTAACCAAACTCCAAATCCTTTAGCTCTGGAAAGCAGTACTAATTCTGGTATGCTGATGCCACTCAGTTTTGTTCATTTAATTTAAGATAAACACCACTATGAAATCTCTTTTTCTATCATTAATTGCGCTAGTTGTTCTATCGGGCTGTGCTTCTCAAATGCCAAGCCACATTGCACTCAACCCTCAAATACCCGATATCCAAACTCAATCTCACTCCTTGCAGCCTCTGGCACTGGAAACCATAGATACCCGTCCAGCCAACTTTATCGTTCGATTCAATAATGGCGATGAGGCAGCTAAGCTAGTGAGCCCGTCTGAAGCGCCAAGAAGGCAGATGGATGAGGTGTTTCGTGAGGGATTAATCAAAGCTGGATATCAGGTTACTCCCAGCTCAATGAAACAGGTACAGTTTCAATTAGAGCAGCTATTAACCGACGTTAACGACACCACTTTTGGCTATGAAGCTAACAGCAATATTGTGATCAATGTGATTGCAAAAAATGATCGCGATACACTCACCAAACGCTATACCGCCCGTAACACAGTAACAGGGCCATTTAGTGCAGACTTTGCCACCCTTGAGCTTGCCATTAATAAACTGCTTGATGAGCTAAGCAGTAAAATTTTAACCGATCCTGAACTCAATACTTTTATTCAGCAGTGATTGCCAACAAATTAATAATAACAAGGAAGCCCTATGATCCGCTTATTCAACGCCTTCATTTTACTCTGTTTAAGCCAAAGTGCCTTAGCTGTCGATATTCAGCCCAACACCCTCTATCCCAAAGTGCAACTTGACACGAGTATGGGTAAAATAGTGGTAGAGCTCGATAGAACCCGAGCGCCAATCACAGTCGATAACTTTCTCACCTATGTGGTAAAAGGTCACTACGATAAGACACTGTTTCACAGGGTCATTGCCGAATTTGTTGTGCAAGGCGGCGGATTAGATCTTAAGCAGGAGGAGCGTCCAGTTGACGCTCCTATTATCAATGAGTCTGGCAACGGCTTATCTAATAGCTTTGGCACAATTGCGATGGCGCGAGATCAAAATCCCCATTCCGCAACCAGTCAGTTTTACTTCAACGTTGCTGAAAACCAGAGGCTAGACCCATCATCGAGACGCTGGGGATACGCGGTATTTGGTGAGGTGATCGAAGGTGAGGAGGTACTCACTGCCATGTCGAATGTTGAGACAGGACACAATGCAAAACTTAAATGGCCTGACTTTCCGATAAAAGAGATCATATTAGAAAAGGCAACGCTACTACCCAGAGACTAATGTTTATCTGTTTCGTTCAATAATAATCATTATTTTTCACAAATAATGGGCAAGCCGTTCCCATTTAGTTCTATACTGAATTGGCACGAATAATAAGGAGGCGAACGATGACACCTAACGAGTTCATCGACAATAAAGCGCCCCAGCTGGCCCAATATGGAAAAGCGTTTCTGAGTAATCAACTCGATTTTAATGAGGTACAGCTATATCTATGGGACACCCTAGAGGAGTGGCAACAGTTCAATCATCAGGGTGATGCGCAAACGGACATGGAGCGAGTTTTTTGGCACCTATTGCATGCTTTTGACAAATGGCCCGACTGGATGATCCGCGGCAATCAATATCTACGTAAACAGATAGATGAATGTTGTGATTTTCTCAGTATCGGCGGTCAAATACCCAAAGGATGCATAGGTATCAGACCTAGCTTAATACCATAGTAAGCAAAATCCGGATACCTATCCGGATTTTTTATGCCTAAATCATAGCCCTATCCCACTTTTACCTTGAACCAAACAACCCTCCCCCTTAAGCTAACCCCAATGACAACTCAGAATTTTTTTTATGCCTCCAGTCGCTAGCTCACCGCTTTCCCAAATAAAAGAAGCGCTCTCCATCTATAGCCATAAAAGGGTACTGGTTTTACTCCTACTAGGTTTCTCAGCCGGCTTACCTTTAATGCTAGTATTCTCAACCCTCTCTTTTTGGTTACGAGAAGCTGGTATTGATAGAACCGCAATTGGTTACTTTAGCTGGATTGCACTCGCCTACGGTTTCAAGTGGGCCTGGTCCCCCTTAGTCGACAGACTCTCGCTGCCTATCTTCACCCGGCTATTAGGTCGCCGACGAGGTTGGATGCTGTTTGCACAGATACTGTTAGTCACTGCAATCTTAGGCATGTCATTTAGCGACCCCGTTAAGGACTTGGAGCGCCTCGCTCTCTTCGCCTTAATGGTGGCTTTCGCCTCAGCAACTCAAGATATTGTGATTGATGCCTTTCGTATCGAATCTGCACCAGAGAAGATGCAAGCCGCACTTGCTGCGGCCTATCAAGTTGGCTATCGCAGCGCCATGATTGTCGCGACAGCAGGTGCGCTCACCATTGCCGCTTGGGTAGAGCCAAGCAGTGATGCCTATAGTCTGTTGTCATGGCAAACCGCTTACTTAATCATGGCAGGACTCATGTCTGTGGGGATTCTCACCACGCTAATGAGTAAAGAGCCACAAGTTGAAACTAAGCTTGCCGATGAGAAAGAGTTGGCGATTAAGAGTGAGTTTAATCAGCGCTATCCTAAAGCCATTGCAGGAACCCTATCTTGGTTTTACACCGCAAGCGTGCTGCCCTTTATAGATTTTTTTAAACGTTATGGACATAACGCCATTCTCATTTTGCTGCTTATCTCCTGTTACCGGATCTCAGACATAGTGATGGGGATTATGGCCAATGTTTTCTATGTAGATATGGGATTTGCTAAAGATGAGATAGCTGCGATAAGTAAAGTCTACGGTCTCATTATGACCTTAGTCGGAGCGGGATTTGGTGGGGTACTACTCGCCCGTTATGGCACCATGAAGGTTCTATTTCTAGGTGCGCTGCTTGTGGCCGTGACGAATTTACTCTTCGCTTATCAGGCCATGATTGGCTATAACGTGCCGTTTTTAACCTTAGCCATCTCAGTCGATAACTTCAGTGCAGGTATCGCAACCGCCGCCTTTATTGCAT
This window encodes:
- a CDS encoding porin family protein gives rise to the protein MRNVLLVAFCLMSSVAYAGESDHIIGGSVGYGSQDFESNDGKEFSAGDSFSSDIYYRYMLNEHFGLEAGVMSGTGGIVSAISGVFTSVDNISYKGFRGAVYGQVPLSESNHLYAKAGMSANQLDYDFRGVFSSDEVKSIESSGNDFYGAVGWEVRFQSGLGLNLEYQYVPVQELQVHSFNFGMSYRF
- the luxC gene encoding long-chain-fatty-acyl-CoA reductase LuxC yields the protein MKKYIPMIIGGVIQEEKLENNRELTLSSDNKVSLPILDKVLAEKVVAHTIDNKLTLNKIVNFLYTVGQRWKSEEYARRRTYIRDLQNFLGYSSEMAKLEANWIAMLLCSKSALYDIVSNDLSSQHIIDEWLPQGDCYVKALPKGRSVHLLAGNVPLSGITSILRAILTKNECVIKTSSTDPFTATALVSSFIDVDSEHTITRSMSVMYWSHNEEISLPLKIMNSADVVIAWGGDDAIKWAIKHTPPHANILKFGPKKSLTVIDNPKDLTAAAIGVAHDICFYDQQACFSTQSVYYIGEQLASFIHELEKQLTIYSKILPKGTQTFDEKAAFSLTDKECLFSGFQVNKGENQSWLIINSSLNNVGNQPLSRSVYIHQASDIKEVLPFVNKGATQTVSIFPWKSSFKYRDQLAEHGAERIVESGMNNIFRVGGSHDGMRPLQHLVNYISQERPSSYTTKDVAVEIEQTRYLEEDKFLVFVP
- a CDS encoding acyl transferase, which encodes MTNEDTFSTIDHAINLETGKTIRVWETFPKDNSLVKNNTILIASGFARRMDHFAGLAEYLSSNGFHVIRYDSLHHVGLSSGNINEFSMTIGKKSLLTVIEWLKRRNINKFGLIAASLSARIAYDVANEIDLSFLVTAVGVVNLRDTLERALKYDYLQLPIEELPEDLDFEGHNLGSEIFVTDCFKHQWDTFNSTKNKMKDLNIPFIAFTANDDSWVKQNEVLELIESLNPEKCQLYSLIGSSHDLGENLVVLRNFYQSVTKAAIALDKGSLNLDINIIEPKFEDITSVTVKERRLKHNIESLELA
- the luxA gene encoding luciferase subunit alpha — its product is MKFGNICFSYQPPGETHKQVMDRFVRLGVASEELGFDTYWTLEHHFTEFGLTGNLFVAAANLLGRTKTLNIGTMGVVLPTAHPTRQLEDLLLLDQLSKGRFNFGVVRGLYHKDFRVFGVNMEESRSITQNFHEMIMEGTQTGRIGSDSEHIEFPEVEVYPTAYSSEIATCMTAESASTTEWLAKKGLPMVLSWIIPTNEKKAQMELYNEIALEHGHDISKIDHCMTFICSVDHDKQKAREVCRAFLTNWYDSYVNATNIFNDSNQTRGYDYHKGQWRDFVLKGHTNTNRRVDYSHEINPVGTPEECIEIIQRDIDATGITNITCGFEANGSEDEIVASMERFMTLVAPFLKEPNNG
- the luxB gene encoding luciferase subunit beta; its protein translation is MKFGLFFLNIQVDESSAEETLDNMVKTVTLIDSDEYYFDKVLINEHHFSKNGIIGAPITAAGFLLGLTNKLHIGSLNQIITTHHPVRIAEEASLLDQMSEGRFILGFSDSENKFEMAFFKRQLSSQQQQFEACYDIINDALTTGFCHPQNDFYDFPKVSINPHCVSENGPEQYVLASSKEVVTWAAKRALPLTFKWEDSLTDKERYANLYNETAKLFNVDVSNVNHQLTLIANLNDDGDIARQEVKQYLKSYITERYPDIDHAEKINTIIEENAIGTNDDYYESSLLAIDKTGAKTILLSFESMRDQNKVKNIIDMVNQKIFKNLN
- the luxE gene encoding long-chain-fatty-acid--protein ligase LuxE, translating into MAILKPIEKCDIIASSEIDDLIFMSSPQEWTFEEQKEIQDRLVRESFDYHYNRNEDYRQYCITQHINENILSIDDIPVYPTSVFKHLRLHTANESEIENWYTSSGTSGVKSHIARDRLSIERLLGSVNFGMKYVGDWFDHQMELVNLGPDRFNTNNVWFKYVMSLVELLYPTEFTVDDDQIDFKKTVDSLFRIHSTTKDICLIGPPYFIFLLCQYMKENRIELNAGTRLHIITGGGWKSNQSESLNRHDFNQMLMGTFHLANENQIRDTFNQVELNTCFFEDKFQRKHVPPWVYARALDPVTLKPVPEGEQGLLSYMDASSTGYPAFIITDDIGTVQHIKAPDPYPGTTIEIIRRLSTRAQKGCALSMSNSIKGKATLRMDV